In the Rhizobium sp. SSA_523 genome, GACAGAGGTAACAGCCTCGTCCAGGCCAAGCCCTCGCGGGGCCGGCACCTTCGATTGGCACCTTCAACCGGCGCTTTTGACCGCGACACGCACAAGCTTCCGCATGGTTTGCCCTCAAGGATCTTGCAGCGACCGCGCAAAGGCGATGATGGCCTCGCTGACCTCCCGCGGCTTCTCCTGTGGTGCCCAATGCCCGCAATCCGGGATGGTCAGGCTCCGCCTGAGATGGGGCACCAAGGCCGGCATGGCGTCGATGATCTGCCGCATGCCCGGAATGCTCAGCCCTGCATCCTGCTCGCCGACCATGTAGAGCGCAGGCACCTCGACCATCCTGCCGAGGAGCGATCGCTGAAGCTGCCAATTGGCGTCGAGGTTGCGATAGTAGTTCAGCCCACCCCTGAAACCGCTTCGTCGAAAACTGGCTGAAAAGTGAGCAAGATCCGCCTCGCTCAACCAATCCGGCAGGGTTGTCGGATCCGCAAGTGGCGCAAGGAGACCGTGCTGGCGCGACACCATGCCAAACGGATTTGGCGTGCCGTCGCCCTCTCGTCTCGGTCCTGCCTGCCGCGATGCCGAAAAGAGGATTTTGCGGAGCGTGGCCGCGACATCCCGTTCCAGTTCGGCCTCCGCCACGCCCGGCTCCTGAAAGTAAAGGATATAAGACAGTGCCTCATCGGTCTGCGGAAAGAGGCTTGTCGGTGGGGCGGGAGGTGCCCCCATCATCGGAACGCCAATCGCGACGACGCCTCTGACCTTGTCAGGCCTCATCAGTGCTGCCTGCCATGCAATCGTGCTGCCCCAGTCATTGCCGACGATGATGGCCTTGTCGCGGTTCAGCGCATCCAGCAGGCCGACAAGGTCGCCCACCAGATCAAAGGTCGAATACCGGGCACTGTCACTCGGGCTCTGCGTCTCCCCGTAACCGCGCATATCAGGCGCAACGGCGTGAAAGCCAGACGCGGCAAGCGCAGCAAGCTGATGCCTCCACGCATAGGCGGTCTCCGGAAATCCGTGGATCAGGAGAACAAGAGGGCCATCCCCCTGTTCCTCGATATGCATTGCGAGACCATTGGCGTTCAGCTTGCGGGACGACATGATGAGCTCCTGTTGTTCCGCAACATTTTATGTTACGGATATCCTCTCGTCAAGTTTCCGAAACATGATAAGTTACACAATGGCCGACACCCGTCTCTCCCGCATGCTCCACGTTCTCGTCCACATGCACCTTCTCGGTGGGAGCGAGACCTCGGAGACGATCGCGAAGATGCTGAACACCAACCCGGTCGTGGTGCGCCGGACAATGGCGGCCCTCAAGGAGCACGGCATCGTCGCTTCGGCGGGAGGGCGCAGCGGTGGCTGGCGGTTCGCCCGGCAAGCGGATCAGATCACGGTCGAACAGGTCCATGACGCCTTGCAGACCGGTTCCGCCTTCTCGATCGGCCTCTCCAAGGATCATAGTGAATGCCCCGTCGAGCGCAGGGTCAACCTGTTTCTCGAACAGGCCATGGCGGATGCCGAAACTACGCTTCGTACCCGCTTTGCTGGCGCAACGATCCTGGACCTGGCTCGGGCCTTCGCTTGAAGCGGGATGCCTGTTCCCTTTCCGGGCAGCGAAGCCGGAACCAGTCCTGTCGGACTATAACCGCGACAAACGCCTGTGGCTTCACTTGAACAATTTGGAGATCACCGCCTGTTCCGACTCCTCCCATCGGCGCACCACTTCGGCAGTTTCCTCGATCTCCTCATCGCTGAAATGATGGGCACCCTCCTCGCCGATCCGGCACAGGCTGAACGGCCTGCCGACGCTGGCAGAGGTGAGATCGAGCGATTGAAGGACGCGCAAGACCGCCGCGCAACCGAAGCGCATTGAACGCTTGGCCAGGCGGAAGTGGGAGAGCAAAGAGCCGGCCTGCTGGGCCATGGCGGCACCGCTGCCGATGGCGTGAAATCCGATATCGGCATAATGGCCGATCATGCCGGACGGCGTGATTTCGAGGATCCAGGGCTCGCCATCCCGCCAGCCGGCGGCCATGACATAGGCCGATGGCGTGCCGCCGCCCTCCTCCCCCGGCACATCGGGAATGAACGTATCGTAGTGATGGCGAAGGATCGGCAAGACCTGCCCCTGCAATGCCCGCCCGATATCCGGCGCCTGCAGGATTGCGGCGCTGTTTTCATTGAAGCAGCGTTGGACATCCGTCAGCACCGCCCGCGCGCCACTGCCGCCCCAGGCTGCCGTCTCACCCAGGGGGTGCAGCTTTTCGGCCGGATAGGTCATGCCACGCCCCTTGTCGGTAATCTGGGAGTCCGATCCAAGGACCACGCCATCTTCGCATACGGTGGCAAGCACGACAGTCATCAAGCGATCCTTCCAGGGCCGTTTCTCTGAGACACTGCGGCATAGCGCATGTCCCGCTTCCTCTACTACGCCCTCGACCCGGGCAGCGTTCCATGCAGAAGGCGCGTGGAAGCGCAGGAGAGCATGCCGGCACTGCCGGGATCAGGAGGCCGGCACCGAAGCCGCGGGCTGTGACCAGCCAAGCCAGCCGCTGATAATCCACCATCCCCCCAGCAGGATGAAAGCGGTGAACAGCAGCGCTGCAAGGCCGAAGACCAGGCCAAGCCCGATCGCAAGCCCGTCGCGCTGTGCAAGCCCAAGGGCAATGAAAAAGACCGCAAGGCCCGGCAACACATTGCCGAACGGAATGGGAAGCGCGATCACCAATCCCATGATGACGATGACGAGCCCCAGCGGCCGCAGCGCCGCGCGCCCGCTCAGCGCTGTCCAGCGCGGTCGAAGCCATGTCTCCAGCCATTGCAGCTTGGGACCCAGCCGAACCGCCATCGACACCAGGAGACGGTGCGGCACCTCGACCCGCGCCAGCCTTTCCGGCAGCCAGAACCGGTCCGCACCGATCACCAATTGCGCAGCCAGCAACACAAGCGCTGTGCCGAACACCATGCCAGCGGGGATGCCAGGGGTCGGGATAATGGCCGGTATGGCAAAGATCAGCAGGACCAGCGCCGTCGCCTGCTCTCCCAGGACAGCCAGGAGATTGCCCATCGTGGCTCGTTCCGTTGCGAAGCGATCGGAAATCGCCATGAGAACTTCGGCAAGCCCTTGCTGACTGTTGATCGTCACGTGTCGATCGTCTCCCTAGAGCAGGTCCAGCAAAACTGCGTCAGCGGTTTTGCGTCCGGACTGCGAAAAACAAAGAGATAGAGCATTTCATGTGATCACCGGAAATGCTCTATTCGAGCCTTTCTACCGTTGCGGCAGTTGCCTCGCATATGGGATGGGCCCGGCGACTTGACCAGAGGACGGTTGGCGGCCGGAGCAGGCTCGTCGACCGGAGGATCTTTGGCGTCAGAAAGATTTGCGCTGGCCTGCCTTCATTGTATGAACGAAATCGACGCTGCGCTGATGCAGCCGCGCCTCGTCGATGAAGGCATCGAGATATTCCAGCAGGCGGACGCGGCGTTGCGCGATCTCGCTCTCTTGAACCGGCGACTGCGTGAAAGCGCCGATGCCGGCCAGGAAGGCATGCATGGATGAGGTTAGCGGCGGCAGCAGATCGATAAGATAGACACCGGGTTCGGCAGCGTCCAGAACCGATTCCACATAGCCGAACAGAGCCTTCGGGATTTCCAAGGCTTCCCGCCAGCCGCAGGAAGCGACAAGATTGCGAACGCGAACCGCCTCTGCAGGAACCATCGTCAGCTGCCCTTCCTCTTCACAGCGCGGATGCCTTGCACCGGCTCCCAATCGTCCAGCCTCGCACCCAGATCGCGAAGATCAGTAGCTTCTAAAAAGTTGATGTCA is a window encoding:
- a CDS encoding alpha/beta hydrolase codes for the protein MSSRKLNANGLAMHIEEQGDGPLVLLIHGFPETAYAWRHQLAALAASGFHAVAPDMRGYGETQSPSDSARYSTFDLVGDLVGLLDALNRDKAIIVGNDWGSTIAWQAALMRPDKVRGVVAIGVPMMGAPPAPPTSLFPQTDEALSYILYFQEPGVAEAELERDVAATLRKILFSASRQAGPRREGDGTPNPFGMVSRQHGLLAPLADPTTLPDWLSEADLAHFSASFRRSGFRGGLNYYRNLDANWQLQRSLLGRMVEVPALYMVGEQDAGLSIPGMRQIIDAMPALVPHLRRSLTIPDCGHWAPQEKPREVSEAIIAFARSLQDP
- a CDS encoding Rrf2 family transcriptional regulator produces the protein MADTRLSRMLHVLVHMHLLGGSETSETIAKMLNTNPVVVRRTMAALKEHGIVASAGGRSGGWRFARQADQITVEQVHDALQTGSAFSIGLSKDHSECPVERRVNLFLEQAMADAETTLRTRFAGATILDLARAFA
- a CDS encoding proteasome protein, with amino-acid sequence MTVVLATVCEDGVVLGSDSQITDKGRGMTYPAEKLHPLGETAAWGGSGARAVLTDVQRCFNENSAAILQAPDIGRALQGQVLPILRHHYDTFIPDVPGEEGGGTPSAYVMAAGWRDGEPWILEITPSGMIGHYADIGFHAIGSGAAMAQQAGSLLSHFRLAKRSMRFGCAAVLRVLQSLDLTSASVGRPFSLCRIGEEGAHHFSDEEIEETAEVVRRWEESEQAVISKLFK
- a CDS encoding exopolysaccharide biosynthesis protein; protein product: MTINSQQGLAEVLMAISDRFATERATMGNLLAVLGEQATALVLLIFAIPAIIPTPGIPAGMVFGTALVLLAAQLVIGADRFWLPERLARVEVPHRLLVSMAVRLGPKLQWLETWLRPRWTALSGRAALRPLGLVIVIMGLVIALPIPFGNVLPGLAVFFIALGLAQRDGLAIGLGLVFGLAALLFTAFILLGGWWIISGWLGWSQPAASVPAS